GATGGCGCGCTCGGTCTCAAAAGCCTTTACCTCGGGCAGAGTTGCTCCCAGTGGAAACCCTATCACGGTGCAAACGGCCGGGGAGCTCCCGGCCAAAAGCTCCGACGACAGGGCGACCCAGGTCGGGTTGATGCAGACGGAAGCGAATCCATAGTCGATGGCTTCGCTGCAAAGCTCTGTAACCTGCTCTGCAGTGGCAGCCGGTTTGAGCAGGGTATGGTCAATCATGGCCGCCACAGCACTCGGCGACAGCTCCACGGCATCGTTATTTGAAACAGGCATTGAATCGATCTTCTTTCCCTGGTGCAGGCCTGGTTTATGTGCCGTCAGGGGGCTTGACGAGGCCCCAGGATTCCGGTGGCCAATAGCTCAGAATAACCTTGCCAACGACCAGGTCCATTGGCAAGGCACCCCAACTATGAGAGTCGCTGGAGTTTGGCCGATTATCTCCCAGCACAAAGATCTCATCCGGCCCGAGTTCGGTCAGGCCGGTAGAGTAATTGGAAGGAACCGTCTCGATCAGGTTCTCTACAGGTTGCCCGTCGACCACGACTTGTCCGCTGCGGATCTCCACGGTGTCACCCGGCAGTCCTACGATTCGTTTGATGAAATCACGACTGGGATCCCGTGGATAGTGAAATACGACGACATCTCCGGGGTTCGGTTCTCCCAGCCGATAGGCCAACTTGCTGACCAGTAGGAACTGCCCATTGTGAAAGTTAGGTTCCATACTCATGCCGTCCACACGGAAATTCTGAACGACAGTTCGCACCAGAAGGAAGATGACCAGTGTGAGGACGATGGTTTCCACCAGTTCGCGAAGGAGGGCTTTTCGGTGGGATGCCGACGATTCGCTACCGGTGTCAGGTGTGAGATCGGACTGGCTCGTGTTTGACTCGGGATATTCGCTGCTGGTACCGGCTTGAACGGGTTCCAGCGTGGATTCAGGTTCGGCAACAGGTTGCAACTGCGTATCCAAAATAGGCCTCGATGTATAGTAATTTCGATGGTCGATTGAGCTATTATAGCATCCACGATACCTTCCAGCAAAACAACGACTGGAATCGATGCGGATTGTTTGACAGCGGGCCCCATGCGTGCTACATTTGTCCTACCTCAAACGGCG
The Chloroflexota bacterium DNA segment above includes these coding regions:
- the lepB gene encoding signal peptidase I, which gives rise to MDTQLQPVAEPESTLEPVQAGTSSEYPESNTSQSDLTPDTGSESSASHRKALLRELVETIVLTLVIFLLVRTVVQNFRVDGMSMEPNFHNGQFLLVSKLAYRLGEPNPGDVVVFHYPRDPSRDFIKRIVGLPGDTVEIRSGQVVVDGQPVENLIETVPSNYSTGLTELGPDEIFVLGDNRPNSSDSHSWGALPMDLVVGKVILSYWPPESWGLVKPPDGT